A region of Thiobacter sp. AK1 DNA encodes the following proteins:
- a CDS encoding MgtC/SapB family protein: MDSFFAPDSPFHAIFPFLVSLGLGLLIGLERERNPRAKAGLRTFALTSLLGTLCAMLSQQIGSPWLLVVGFAAVAATIVTAYLGETPPETEPGTTTEAALLVSYVLGALVWQGERELSIMLAIVTTVLLYLKPEMQGIARRLTRRDLVSILQFAVLSFVILPVLPDRDFGPYHAFNPHQTWLMVVLISGISLAGYVALRVLGQRYGTLLLGFLGGLVSSTATTLVYARHGRAHIEMVPIAATVIALANLVVLVRLALLAAAVACAALPALLPVLGGGFTLGLLITALQWQRSAPAANLPLPETANPTELRTALAFGVLYALILFVASLVAARGNLAGLYGVAAVAGITDVDAITLSSLRLFNLGSLEAAEVARVILVGFLANLLVKLGLAFAVGGRALGLRCLAPLLATGFGSLAGLIVA, from the coding sequence ATGGACAGCTTCTTCGCCCCGGATTCCCCCTTCCATGCGATCTTCCCGTTTTTGGTGAGTCTGGGGCTGGGCCTACTCATCGGTCTGGAGCGGGAACGCAACCCTCGCGCCAAGGCAGGGCTGCGCACCTTCGCCCTCACTTCGCTGCTGGGCACGCTATGCGCCATGCTCTCGCAACAAATCGGCTCGCCGTGGCTTCTGGTAGTGGGCTTCGCCGCCGTGGCCGCCACCATCGTCACCGCCTATCTAGGCGAGACTCCGCCAGAAACCGAACCGGGCACCACCACCGAGGCAGCCCTGCTGGTGAGTTACGTCCTGGGCGCGCTGGTGTGGCAAGGCGAGCGGGAGCTTTCCATCATGCTCGCCATCGTCACCACCGTCCTGCTCTATCTCAAGCCGGAGATGCAGGGCATCGCAAGGCGGCTGACGCGGCGCGATTTGGTGTCCATACTGCAGTTCGCGGTGCTCTCCTTCGTCATCCTACCCGTGCTGCCGGACCGCGACTTCGGCCCTTACCACGCCTTCAATCCGCACCAGACCTGGCTTATGGTGGTGCTCATTTCCGGCATCAGTCTCGCCGGTTACGTGGCCTTGCGCGTCCTGGGCCAACGCTATGGCACCCTGCTTTTGGGTTTTCTCGGCGGGCTGGTATCCAGCACCGCCACCACGCTGGTCTATGCACGGCATGGCCGCGCCCACATCGAGATGGTGCCCATCGCCGCCACCGTGATCGCCCTGGCCAATCTGGTGGTGCTAGTCCGTCTCGCGCTACTCGCCGCTGCCGTCGCTTGCGCCGCCCTGCCTGCGTTGCTGCCCGTACTGGGCGGTGGCTTCACACTGGGCCTTCTGATCACCGCCTTGCAATGGCAGCGCTCGGCGCCCGCGGCAAACCTGCCCCTACCAGAAACCGCCAACCCCACCGAACTGCGCACGGCGCTGGCGTTTGGCGTGCTCTATGCGCTGATCCTGTTCGTGGCAAGCCTGGTAGCCGCACGCGGCAACCTCGCAGGACTCTATGGCGTGGCGGCGGTGGCGGGAATCACGGACGTGGATGCCATCACCCTTTCCAGCCTGCGCCTGTTCAACCTGGGCAGCCTCGAGGCGGCGGAAGTGGCGCGGGTGATCCTGGTGGGCTTCCTCGCCAACCTCCTCGTCAAGCTGGGTCTGGCTTTTGCCGTGGGCGGGCGGGCGCTGGGCCTGCGCTGCCTGGCACCACTTCTTGCCACCGGCTTCGGGTCGCTGGCCGGCCTGATCGTCGCGTAA
- the prfB gene encoding peptide chain release factor 2 (programmed frameshift), producing MEAERLNLLAHRLADLAQRTAELRRYLDFDGKQTRLAEVAQQLEDPNAWTDPKLAEALGRERRSLEAVVHTLSQLDRELSDARELFEMARAEHDDATLEALDADTRRLEQTVADLEFRRMFSNPMDPNNCFIDIQAGAGGTEACDWAAMLLRQYLKYAERKGFKTEILEQTEGDVAGIRSATIKVEGDYAYGYLRTETGVHRLVRKSPFDSAGGRHTSFASVFVYPEVDESIEIDINPADLKIDTFRASGAGGQHINKTDSAVRITHLPTGIVVQCQNDRSQHRNKAEAMAMLKSRLYELELRKRQAEQEKLEAAKSDVGWGHQIRSYVLDQSRIKDLRTNVEISNTQKVLDGDLDAFIEAALKQGV from the exons ATGGAAGCGGAACGCCTCAATCTCCTCGCGCACCGGCTTGCCGATCTTGCCCAGCGCACCGCCGAATTACGGAGGTATCTT GACTTCGACGGCAAGCAAACCCGCCTGGCCGAAGTCGCCCAACAGTTGGAAGACCCCAACGCCTGGACCGACCCCAAGCTCGCCGAAGCCCTGGGCCGCGAGCGGCGCAGCCTGGAGGCGGTGGTCCACACGTTGAGCCAGCTTGACCGCGAGCTCAGTGACGCCCGCGAGCTATTCGAAATGGCGCGCGCAGAGCACGACGACGCCACCCTGGAAGCCCTCGACGCCGACACGCGCCGCCTGGAGCAGACCGTCGCCGATTTGGAATTCCGGCGCATGTTCTCCAACCCCATGGATCCCAACAACTGCTTCATCGACATCCAGGCTGGGGCGGGCGGCACCGAGGCCTGCGACTGGGCCGCCATGCTGCTGCGGCAGTACCTGAAATACGCCGAGCGCAAGGGCTTCAAGACGGAAATCCTGGAACAGACCGAAGGCGACGTGGCGGGTATCCGTTCCGCCACCATCAAGGTGGAAGGCGACTACGCCTACGGCTATTTGCGCACGGAAACCGGCGTGCATCGGCTGGTGCGCAAGTCGCCGTTCGATTCCGCCGGCGGCCGTCACACCTCCTTCGCCAGCGTATTCGTCTATCCCGAGGTGGACGAGTCCATCGAGATCGACATCAATCCCGCAGACCTCAAGATCGACACTTTCCGCGCCTCGGGCGCCGGCGGCCAGCACATCAACAAGACCGATTCCGCGGTGCGCATCACCCACCTTCCCACTGGCATCGTGGTGCAATGCCAGAACGATCGCTCCCAGCACCGCAACAAGGCCGAGGCCATGGCCATGCTCAAGTCGCGCCTCTATGAGCTCGAGCTACGCAAGCGCCAGGCGGAACAGGAGAAGCTGGAAGCGGCCAAGTCCGACGTGGGCTGGGGCCATCAAATCCGTTCCTACGTGCTGGACCAGTCGCGCATCAAGGACCTGCGCACCAACGTGGAAATCTCCAACACACAGAAGGTGCTCGACGGCGATTTGGACGCCTTCATCGAGGCGGCCCTGAAACAGGGTGTGTGA
- a CDS encoding methyl-accepting chemotaxis protein codes for MQTHLTLQQRLWLWAAFATLVFYIAIGVGWLALDHTVMLAAQSAPSLLPGLTKIQTQARLAFGILAVVAAVAGTGIGLSALRRLRAGLKEAMEAADTIAQGDLTCRIDVGGQDELTRLASHIASMRDQLRALVGETGAQIDLLSRSATGLKTSAANDTRVIADLVTQANGVTQSVCLLTQRLEEIASRTDQARGLAIQSTQGADRAGELIVTTAAETQTMAEQVAHAAATLQGLRKLTDDISRFVTIIRELSDQTNLLALNAAIEAARAGEHGRGFAVVADEVRKLAERTSASSGEIGGLVGQVQAATQEAVVIMEKSAQTVRASVARSTQAVAGTRKISAAQEQVLEAVAAMGQAVADQLGATRAIDTQLARMREATAHLASSTQDTSTSASGLADCAAKAARLVARFRIA; via the coding sequence ATGCAAACCCATCTGACCCTGCAGCAACGCCTCTGGCTCTGGGCGGCTTTCGCCACCCTGGTGTTCTACATCGCCATCGGCGTGGGCTGGCTGGCCCTCGATCACACGGTGATGCTGGCCGCCCAAAGCGCCCCTTCCCTTCTGCCCGGCCTGACTAAGATCCAGACCCAGGCCCGGCTGGCCTTCGGCATCCTGGCCGTCGTCGCGGCCGTGGCCGGCACGGGCATCGGCTTGTCCGCTTTGCGGCGGCTGCGGGCGGGCCTCAAGGAAGCCATGGAAGCCGCGGACACCATCGCCCAGGGCGATCTTACCTGCCGGATCGATGTGGGCGGACAGGATGAGTTGACACGCCTGGCATCCCACATTGCTTCCATGCGCGATCAACTTCGCGCCCTCGTGGGGGAAACGGGTGCCCAGATCGATCTGCTTTCGCGCAGCGCCACGGGGCTCAAGACGTCTGCCGCCAACGATACACGGGTCATCGCCGATCTGGTCACGCAGGCGAACGGGGTGACCCAATCGGTCTGTCTGCTCACCCAGCGCCTGGAAGAGATCGCTTCCCGCACCGATCAGGCACGGGGGCTCGCCATCCAGTCCACCCAAGGGGCCGATCGGGCCGGAGAACTGATCGTCACCACCGCGGCCGAAACCCAGACCATGGCGGAGCAGGTCGCCCATGCCGCCGCCACCCTGCAGGGGCTGCGCAAACTGACCGATGACATCAGCCGCTTCGTCACCATCATCCGTGAGCTCTCCGACCAGACCAACCTGCTCGCCCTCAACGCTGCCATCGAGGCGGCCCGTGCCGGCGAGCACGGAAGGGGGTTTGCAGTGGTGGCGGACGAAGTGCGCAAACTCGCCGAACGTACCAGCGCGTCCAGCGGCGAAATCGGGGGCCTGGTTGGCCAGGTACAAGCCGCGACCCAGGAGGCAGTGGTCATCATGGAGAAAAGCGCGCAAACCGTTCGGGCCAGCGTGGCCCGCTCCACGCAAGCCGTGGCCGGCACGCGCAAAATCAGCGCGGCCCAAGAGCAGGTGCTCGAGGCGGTTGCCGCCATGGGGCAGGCCGTAGCCGACCAGCTGGGTGCCACCCGCGCCATCGACACGCAACTTGCGCGCATGCGCGAAGCTACCGCCCACCTTGCATCCAGTACCCAGGACACCAGCACCTCAGCCTCAGGGCTCGCCGACTGCGCGGCCAAGGCCGCCCGGCTGGTGGCACGCTTCCGAATCGCATGA
- the recJ gene encoding single-stranded-DNA-specific exonuclease RecJ: MTRITVREAPPHVVQRLCRHGLPPLLARLYAARGIEDVSQLEPAPERLLPPQALTHAAEMARRLADAIAEGKRLLIIADYDADGATACAVALRALRAFGAQVDYLVPNRFEYGYGLTPEIVRLAAQRAPDILITVDNGIASHAGVAQAKRLGMEVFITDHHLPAAGGDLPDAAVIVNPNQPGCGFPSKHLAGVGVIFYVMLALRAELRKRGAFALGSEPNLGRLLDLVALGTVADVVKLDDNNRRLVREGLSRIRKGAACVGIDALFRVAQRAPSRAAPWDLGFVLGPRLNAAGRLTDMSLGIELLTTDDAARALLLAQQLDTLNRERREIEADMQDTALAALEQIQVDDNHSLVLFDPSWHQGVIGILASRLKEKFHRPAIAFAPGVEGELKGSGRSIAGFHLRDALDLVAKRHPTLLRKFGGHAMAAGLSIAAVDFPRFAHAFETVARELIPPHQLTRTLETDGSLPPEEASLKLARRLGDEVWGQGFPQPTFFDRFQVQAQRIVGETHTKLTLARAGRRFEAMLFFRAETLPEEIEAVYRLDVNHYNGTESLQLILEHWQAA, from the coding sequence ATGACCCGCATCACCGTGCGCGAGGCGCCGCCCCATGTCGTCCAACGTCTTTGCCGCCACGGTTTGCCGCCTCTCCTCGCGCGCCTGTATGCGGCGCGCGGCATTGAGGACGTCAGTCAACTGGAACCCGCACCCGAGCGCCTGCTACCGCCCCAGGCGCTCACCCACGCCGCTGAAATGGCGCGCCGGTTAGCCGATGCCATCGCGGAAGGAAAGCGCCTCCTGATCATCGCCGATTACGATGCCGACGGCGCCACCGCCTGCGCCGTGGCCCTGCGGGCCCTGCGCGCCTTCGGCGCCCAAGTGGATTACCTGGTGCCAAACCGCTTCGAATACGGCTATGGCCTCACGCCCGAGATCGTGCGTCTGGCCGCGCAGCGCGCGCCCGACATCCTGATCACGGTGGACAATGGCATCGCCAGCCACGCTGGCGTGGCGCAAGCCAAGCGGCTCGGCATGGAGGTGTTCATCACCGACCACCATCTGCCCGCCGCCGGTGGCGATCTGCCGGATGCGGCGGTGATCGTCAATCCCAATCAGCCTGGCTGCGGTTTCCCCAGCAAGCACCTGGCCGGCGTGGGGGTGATTTTCTACGTGATGCTGGCCCTGCGCGCCGAACTGCGCAAGCGGGGTGCCTTTGCTTTGGGTAGTGAACCCAACCTGGGTCGCCTGCTGGACCTGGTGGCATTGGGCACGGTGGCGGACGTGGTGAAGCTGGACGACAACAACCGTCGGCTGGTGCGCGAAGGCCTAAGCCGCATACGCAAAGGCGCTGCCTGTGTCGGCATCGATGCCCTGTTCCGTGTCGCGCAACGCGCCCCCAGTCGCGCCGCGCCTTGGGATCTTGGCTTCGTGCTCGGCCCGCGCCTCAATGCGGCAGGCCGCCTCACCGACATGTCCCTGGGCATTGAGCTGCTCACCACGGACGATGCGGCACGCGCCCTGTTGCTCGCCCAGCAGCTGGATACCCTCAACCGGGAACGGCGCGAGATCGAGGCGGACATGCAGGATACGGCGCTCGCCGCCCTGGAGCAGATCCAGGTGGACGACAACCACAGCCTGGTCTTATTCGACCCCAGCTGGCACCAGGGCGTGATCGGCATTCTGGCCTCCCGCCTCAAGGAAAAGTTTCACCGCCCGGCGATTGCCTTCGCCCCGGGCGTTGAGGGCGAGCTCAAGGGTTCCGGCCGCTCCATCGCCGGCTTCCACCTGCGCGATGCGTTGGATCTGGTGGCCAAGCGGCATCCCACTTTGCTCAGGAAATTCGGTGGCCACGCCATGGCCGCAGGACTCTCCATCGCAGCAGTCGATTTTCCCCGCTTTGCCCACGCCTTCGAGACCGTAGCGCGGGAACTCATTCCGCCCCACCAGCTCACGCGCACCCTGGAGACCGATGGCAGCCTCCCGCCGGAAGAAGCGAGTCTAAAGCTGGCGCGCCGGCTCGGCGACGAGGTATGGGGACAAGGCTTCCCCCAGCCCACTTTCTTCGACCGTTTTCAGGTGCAAGCCCAGCGCATCGTCGGTGAGACGCACACTAAGCTCACCCTCGCGCGCGCAGGCCGCCGGTTCGAGGCCATGCTGTTCTTCCGCGCCGAGACGCTGCCCGAGGAAATCGAGGCGGTCTACCGCCTGGACGTCAACCACTACAATGGCACCGAGAGCCTGCAACTGATCCTGGAACACTGGCAGGCCGCGTGA
- a CDS encoding lipoprotein-releasing ABC transporter permease subunit: MPPYELFVGLRYMRAKRRNHFISFISLISTLGIALGIVVLITVLSVMNGFQEELRSRILGVASHVEISAFAGPLEDWREVIRQAQTHPRVQGAAPYIMAQGMLSYDQAVQGAVIRGIEPKEEDTVADIGRHMKRGRLTDLKPGGFGIVLGIELAQALGVRVGDKLTVIAPQGTVTPAGILPRLKQFTVVGIFEVDMNVYDSGLALIHIQDAARLYRMGDAVSGVRLKLADLFAAPEVSRELAAQLPGNLLIRDWTQQNANFFRAIQMEKRVMFVIMFFIVAVAAFNIVSTLVMVVTDKQADIAILRTLGATPASIMKIFIVQGTLIGLIGTVAGVVGGVLLASHIDVVVPAIERLFGVHFLAKDVYYISELPSQVQATDVISIGVVSFLLSLLATLYPSWRAARTHPAEALRYE; encoded by the coding sequence ATGCCACCTTACGAACTCTTCGTCGGCCTGCGCTACATGCGCGCCAAGCGCCGAAACCATTTCATCTCCTTCATTTCGCTCATCTCCACGCTGGGGATCGCGCTGGGGATCGTGGTGCTCATCACCGTGCTGTCGGTGATGAATGGCTTTCAGGAGGAATTGCGTTCGCGCATCCTGGGTGTCGCCTCGCACGTGGAAATCTCCGCCTTCGCAGGGCCGCTCGAAGATTGGCGGGAAGTCATCCGCCAGGCGCAAACCCACCCTCGGGTGCAGGGCGCGGCCCCTTACATCATGGCTCAGGGCATGCTGTCCTACGACCAGGCGGTGCAGGGCGCAGTCATCCGCGGCATCGAGCCAAAGGAGGAGGACACGGTGGCGGACATCGGCCGCCACATGAAACGGGGTCGGCTTACCGATCTCAAGCCTGGTGGTTTCGGCATCGTGCTCGGCATCGAACTCGCCCAGGCTCTGGGGGTGCGCGTGGGGGATAAGTTGACGGTGATCGCGCCCCAGGGCACTGTGACCCCCGCTGGCATTTTGCCGCGCCTCAAGCAGTTCACGGTGGTGGGCATCTTCGAGGTGGACATGAACGTCTATGACTCGGGGCTGGCCCTCATCCACATCCAGGATGCCGCGCGCCTTTATCGCATGGGGGATGCGGTGTCCGGCGTGCGGCTGAAGCTCGCCGACCTGTTCGCCGCGCCCGAGGTGAGCCGGGAGCTCGCCGCCCAGTTGCCGGGCAATTTGCTCATTCGCGACTGGACCCAGCAGAACGCCAATTTCTTCCGCGCCATCCAGATGGAAAAGCGGGTGATGTTCGTGATCATGTTCTTCATCGTCGCGGTGGCTGCCTTCAACATCGTCTCCACCCTGGTGATGGTGGTCACCGACAAGCAGGCAGACATCGCCATCCTGCGCACCCTGGGTGCGACACCGGCCAGCATCATGAAGATCTTCATCGTCCAGGGAACGCTAATCGGCCTCATCGGCACCGTTGCCGGCGTGGTGGGGGGTGTTCTGCTCGCCTCCCACATCGACGTGGTGGTGCCCGCCATCGAACGCCTGTTCGGCGTGCATTTTCTCGCCAAGGACGTGTACTACATCTCGGAACTGCCCTCGCAGGTGCAGGCCACCGACGTCATTTCCATCGGCGTGGTATCGTTCCTGCTTTCGCTGCTGGCGACCCTCTACCCTTCCTGGCGCGCGGCGCGCACCCATCCGGCGGAGGCGCTGCGCTATGAGTGA
- a CDS encoding putative bifunctional diguanylate cyclase/phosphodiesterase: MIHRDDPRVCDCLANDCARVGPEARYCDLAPEKRAQVLAVFDNDRYLGVVLARQAALFPNRIFADLLTATRQPPALAGDTPLEEALAQLEHGRYDCLPVIDTQGRFLGVVSASSLFRCLAQRERVARERLACAVQVLEEELVHHRMATAVFDTTSEGIMVTDADARILYVNRAFVETTGYTLEEVQGKSPHVLASGRHDAEFYRALWQQLKDTGHWSGEIWNRRKNGEIYPEYLHIDTIRDKEGRPYRYVGVFSDISDDRLIQRQLYELAFHDPLTGLANRALLRERLAAAVGQASRNGGRFAVVLLDLDRFKNVNDSLGHGAGDELLKQVGRRLEDLVRETDTVARMGGDEFTLLLCEQPDTASIKKIAPKILDAVRRPILVEGHELRVEASLGIAYFPEDGTDAETLLRHADTALYHAKAASGPGWARYEAGMGRRAKENLELETALRAALESGAGLHLAWQPQVRLADGRITGVEALARWIHPQLGPISPARFIPVVEQTGLAPAFGSWLIETFIADAERLLAALSDEHVRFALNVSPHNLHDDRFLRLLTDALRHLEILPDRIEVELTESSLMEDEGTQTHMLRALRDAGFGLAVDDFGSGYSNLAYLMRFAVDRLKIDMQFIAGLEHSAANRRLVEAMLRMADSLQMEVVAEGVERESQRQILLELGCQFAQGYLFAQPMAADELIRHLRGQALTA; encoded by the coding sequence ATGATCCACCGCGACGACCCTCGGGTTTGCGACTGTCTCGCAAACGACTGTGCCCGGGTCGGCCCCGAGGCACGTTACTGCGACCTCGCGCCGGAGAAGCGGGCCCAGGTACTCGCGGTTTTCGATAACGACCGCTATCTGGGCGTCGTGCTGGCGCGCCAGGCGGCGCTCTTTCCCAATCGCATCTTCGCCGATCTATTGACCGCGACGCGCCAGCCACCGGCGCTGGCTGGCGACACGCCCCTGGAAGAGGCCCTCGCCCAGCTCGAACACGGCCGCTATGACTGTCTGCCGGTCATCGATACACAAGGCCGGTTTCTGGGGGTGGTCTCCGCCAGCAGTCTGTTCCGGTGCCTGGCCCAACGGGAGCGCGTCGCCCGGGAGCGCCTGGCCTGCGCGGTGCAGGTGCTGGAAGAGGAGCTGGTGCATCACCGCATGGCCACCGCCGTGTTCGACACCACCAGCGAGGGCATCATGGTGACGGATGCCGATGCCCGCATCCTCTATGTCAACCGCGCCTTCGTCGAGACCACCGGCTATACGCTGGAAGAAGTGCAGGGCAAGTCGCCCCACGTGCTAGCCTCGGGCAGACACGATGCCGAGTTCTACCGCGCCCTCTGGCAGCAGCTCAAGGACACCGGCCACTGGAGCGGGGAAATCTGGAATCGGCGCAAGAACGGCGAAATCTACCCGGAATACCTGCACATCGACACCATACGCGACAAGGAAGGCAGGCCCTACCGCTACGTGGGGGTGTTCTCGGACATCAGCGATGACCGCCTGATTCAGCGTCAACTCTATGAGCTGGCTTTCCATGATCCCCTCACCGGTCTGGCCAACCGGGCTTTGCTGCGGGAGCGCCTTGCGGCCGCCGTCGGGCAGGCCAGCCGCAACGGGGGCCGCTTCGCGGTGGTGTTGCTCGATCTGGATCGCTTCAAGAACGTCAACGACAGCCTGGGACACGGTGCGGGCGATGAACTGCTGAAACAGGTGGGTCGGCGCCTCGAGGATCTGGTGCGGGAGACCGACACCGTCGCCCGCATGGGAGGCGATGAGTTCACCCTGCTGTTGTGCGAGCAACCGGACACGGCCAGCATCAAAAAGATCGCGCCCAAGATCCTGGATGCCGTGCGCCGTCCCATCCTGGTAGAGGGCCATGAGCTGCGGGTCGAGGCCAGTCTGGGCATCGCCTACTTTCCGGAGGACGGCACCGACGCCGAGACCCTGCTGCGCCATGCCGATACCGCCCTCTATCACGCCAAGGCGGCGTCCGGCCCGGGCTGGGCCCGCTACGAAGCCGGCATGGGGCGCCGCGCCAAGGAAAACCTGGAACTGGAAACCGCCTTGCGCGCCGCCCTCGAATCCGGAGCGGGACTACATCTGGCCTGGCAACCGCAGGTGCGGCTTGCCGACGGGCGCATCACGGGCGTGGAGGCCCTGGCCCGTTGGATCCACCCCCAGCTCGGCCCCATCAGTCCCGCCCGTTTCATTCCCGTGGTGGAGCAGACGGGTCTGGCGCCGGCATTCGGGAGCTGGCTAATAGAAACCTTCATCGCCGATGCCGAACGCCTGCTCGCTGCCTTGAGCGATGAGCACGTGCGCTTCGCGTTGAACGTCTCCCCCCACAATCTCCATGACGACAGATTTCTCCGTCTGCTGACCGATGCCCTCCGCCACCTGGAGATATTGCCCGACCGGATCGAGGTGGAACTGACCGAATCCAGCCTCATGGAAGACGAAGGCACGCAGACCCACATGCTCCGCGCGCTGCGGGATGCCGGCTTCGGCTTGGCGGTGGACGACTTCGGCAGTGGCTATTCGAACCTGGCCTATCTCATGCGCTTCGCCGTGGATCGCCTCAAGATCGACATGCAATTCATCGCCGGGCTGGAACACAGCGCCGCGAACCGCAGACTGGTGGAAGCCATGCTGCGCATGGCCGACAGCCTGCAGATGGAAGTCGTCGCGGAAGGGGTGGAGCGGGAAAGCCAGCGGCAGATTCTATTGGAGCTGGGCTGCCAGTTCGCTCAAGGCTATCTGTTTGCCCAACCCATGGCCGCGGACGAACTGATTCGGCATCTGCGCGGCCAGGCACTGACAGCTTGA
- a CDS encoding MBL fold metallo-hydrolase — translation MATELYNDGKHIALAFTDLVQDECAVDHCAVQSNQFLIVDDHMGALIDPGGNMTYNSLFMAMHAYFPPRRLAYVLASHADPDIVASANKWMVHTDCKIYISRLWARFVPHFCSVGNTAGRIVAIPDEGMRIPLGKSEIVALPAHFLHAEGNFHFYDPVAKILFSGDVGAAMVATADAAHPVEDFDAHIPYMQPFHQRIMVSNRAARGWVKMVRGLDVEWLVPQHGPPLRGKAMVKRFLDWFEQLPCGIDLMGPETYRVPA, via the coding sequence ATGGCGACCGAACTCTACAACGACGGCAAGCACATCGCGCTCGCCTTCACCGATCTGGTGCAAGACGAGTGTGCGGTGGATCACTGTGCGGTGCAGAGCAACCAGTTCCTGATCGTGGACGATCACATGGGTGCGCTCATCGACCCCGGCGGCAACATGACCTACAACAGCCTGTTCATGGCCATGCATGCCTACTTCCCGCCGCGCCGGCTGGCCTATGTGCTGGCCTCCCACGCCGATCCGGACATCGTGGCCTCGGCCAACAAGTGGATGGTGCACACGGACTGCAAGATTTACATCTCCAGGCTGTGGGCCCGCTTCGTGCCGCACTTCTGCAGCGTGGGCAACACGGCAGGGCGCATCGTGGCGATTCCCGACGAGGGCATGCGCATCCCCCTGGGAAAAAGCGAGATCGTGGCGCTGCCGGCGCACTTCCTCCACGCCGAGGGCAATTTCCACTTTTACGACCCCGTGGCGAAGATCCTGTTTTCGGGGGACGTGGGCGCAGCCATGGTGGCCACCGCCGATGCGGCACACCCCGTGGAGGATTTCGACGCCCACATTCCCTACATGCAGCCCTTCCACCAGCGCATCATGGTCTCCAACCGCGCCGCGCGCGGCTGGGTGAAGATGGTGCGCGGGCTCGACGTGGAATGGCTGGTGCCCCAACACGGCCCGCCCCTGCGGGGCAAGGCCATGGTGAAACGCTTCCTCGACTGGTTCGAACAGCTGCCCTGCGGCATCGACCTCATGGGCCCGGAGACCTATCGCGTGCCGGCTTGA
- a CDS encoding SixA phosphatase family protein gives MDLILWRHAEAEDGLPDKSRKLTAKGEKQARAMAAWLKSRLPRETQILSSPAKRALQTASALVEKPQIVPALDVGASAAAVLAAAGWPDNGTVVVVGHQPTLGRVAALLLAGEEQDWSVKKGAIWWFSNRVRGGEAQTVLRAVMAPDLL, from the coding sequence TTGGATTTAATCCTGTGGCGCCACGCGGAAGCCGAAGACGGCCTACCGGACAAGAGTCGCAAACTCACCGCCAAAGGCGAAAAACAGGCGCGGGCGATGGCCGCCTGGCTCAAGTCTCGCCTGCCGCGGGAGACGCAAATCCTGTCGAGCCCCGCTAAGCGCGCATTGCAGACCGCGAGTGCCTTGGTCGAAAAGCCGCAGATCGTGCCGGCCCTGGACGTGGGGGCAAGCGCGGCCGCAGTGCTGGCCGCGGCGGGCTGGCCGGACAACGGGACGGTGGTCGTGGTGGGTCACCAACCCACCCTGGGGCGGGTGGCCGCGCTGTTACTGGCGGGCGAAGAGCAGGACTGGTCGGTGAAGAAGGGTGCCATTTGGTGGTTCAGCAACCGGGTGCGCGGCGGCGAGGCGCAGACGGTGCTGCGGGCGGTGATGGCCCCGGACCTGTTGTGA